The genomic segment GGGTACAACACGGCATTGCTCATGGGCGCGGCAACGCCGGGCTTCAGCTCAGGACAAGCCTTGGAGGCCCTGGAACGAGTGGCGAAAGAGGTGCTGGTTCCTCAGGGATATGCGATTGATTGGAGCAACATTTCTTTCCAAGAGCGACGGGCTGCGGGGCAATCCAATCAGGTCTTTATCATCGGATTGTTAATGGTCTTCCTGGTGTTGGCGGCCCAGTTTGAGAGTTGGGTCGTGCCGTTTGCGGTGATTTTGGCCGTTCCATTCGGGGTCTTCGGTGCGTTGACGGCGGTATGGCTTCGTGGGTTTGAGAACGATCTCTACTTCCAGATCGGATTGGTGACGTTGATCGGCTTGTCGGCGAAGAATGCGATTCTGATCGTCGAGTTTGCGAACACCCGATACGAGGCAGGGCGCCCTCTCATTGAGGCAGTCCTCGAGGCAGCACGGCTGCGGTTCCGACCAATTATCATGACGTCAATGGCGTTCATTTTTGGGATGTTCCCGTTAGTCATCGCCAGTGGCGCAGGAGCGGCAAGCCGGCAGGCGATTGGCACCGGTGTATTGGGTGGAATGTTGGGAGCGACCTTCCTCGCCATCTTTTTTGTTCCCCTATTCTATGTCTTGATTCGTCAGTGGACTCAAGGTAAAGCTCATACCGGTGCCGTCGCGACCCAGCTGACTGAGTCACCATCATCAGAGGGGAAGGTCTAACGTGCGTACGATTGCGATTATCGGACTGTCATTGCTGCTCTTGTCCTGTTCGATGGGGCCGGATTACAAACGACCCCCAACTGATGGAGACGATCGCTTCCGAATGGCCGACGGTTCTTCTGAACTGCCGTCCTTGGCAAACTTGCCTTGGTGGGACCTCCTCCGCGATGAACAGCTTCAACAGCTCATTCGGATGGCGCTTGCGGAAAATCATGATCTTCAGCGAGCAGTTGCAACTGTCGAAGAATTTAGAGCCAGAGCGCTCGTCGCGCGATCAGATTACCTTCCTGGTATCTCGTTGTCCTCCAGCCTCCCGGTCGGCCGAAAGGCAAACTTCCTCTTCCCTGGGTTTGCCAGCCCCTTCAACTATTATCTGTTGGGCAACCTCGCCTGGGAGGTCGATCTCTGGGGACGGATCAGACGGACCAACGAGGCTGCGCGTGCCGATCTATTATCGAAAGAAGAGAACCGCCGTGCCGTGACCGTTCAATTGGTCAGTGCTGTTGCGGAAGCCTATTTCAATCTGCTCCAGTTTGATCTCCAGCTTGATGTTGCGAAGCGGACCTTGCAGTCGTGGGAAGAATCGGTCCGCATCGCGCAGGCTCGCTTGCGTCAAGGCATGACCTCAAAACTCGATGCGGATCAGTTTGAGGCGGAGCGCGCCAATGCTGCGGCTCGCACGGCGGAGCTTGAACGGCAGATGATCCAAGCTGAGAATCACTTGAGCGTCTTGTTGGGACGGAAGCCCTTTAGCATCGCGCGCGGTCGTGCATTGGATGAACAGATTGTGCCTCCCACTGTTCCTGCTGGTTTGCCTTCCGAGTTACTGCAGAGGCGGCCTGACATATTGGTTGCAGAGCAACAGTTGGCTGCCGCCACGGCTCGTATCGGTGCCGCAAAAGCCGATCGATTTCCGAAAATCACATTGACTGGCTTACTAGGTGTGGCGCACCCCACGCTCTCCTTGCTGTTTACCGATCCCTCTTCATTCGGCGTGTTCAGCGCTGCGATCGCGACGCCGTTGCTCAACGCACAAGTGTTGGGCTTTCAACAAGAAGCCGTCGAGGCACAACACAAGCAAGCGCTGGCGCAGTACCAGCAAACCGTCTTGACGGCCTTTCGTGAGGTGGAAGACGCACTGGTCTCCGTGCGTACGGCTCGTGTGCAGGGTGAGGCGCAGCAACAGCAGGTTGCTGCGTTACAGTCGGCACTCAAGCTGGCGGAATTACGGTATAAGGGTGGGCTCGCGAACTATCTCGATGTCTTGGTTGCCAGAAGGAGTCTGTTCGAGGCGGAGCTGGCACTGACCAGCACACGCCGGTTGCTGCTGGCCTCGACCGTGCAGTTGTACAAAGCGCTTGGCGGCGGGTGGACCCCTGAGCCGCCATCAGCGGAGGAGAAGAAAGGATAGAGCCTGTGGATCAGCAGGGACATGCCCAATTCCCCATTCATGAGTTGCTCGCCCGCCGTTGGAGCCCTCGCGCATTTGATGAACGGCTGGTGGAGGCCGATACACTGCGGACGCTGTTCGAGGCGGCCCGCTGGGCGCCATCATCTAACAACGAACAGCCGTGGCGGTTTATCGTGGCGACCAAAGATCATGAAACGGAGTGGAATCGACTGGTCGCGTGTTTGGTGGAAGGCAACCGCACATGGGCTGCGCGAGCCCCGGTGTTAGTGCTTTCCGTGGCCAGTATGTCCTTCGAGATGACTGGCAAGCCGAACCGGCATGCCTTTCACGATACAGGATTGGCGACGGAGAACCTTATCTTGCAGGCAGCAGCCTGTGGATTGATGGCTCGTCAGATGGCGGGGTTTGATATGGAGAAGGCGCGGGCTGATCTTGGCATTCCGTCAGGCTGCGAGCCGGTTGCAATGATTGCGATTGGCTATCCAGGCGATCCGGATAGTCTGCCCGAACGGCTGCGGGAACGTGAATTACAACCACGGAGCCGCCGACCGATCGGAGAATGGACATTTTGGGGGCAGTGGGGAACCCGAATTCCATAGCCCGGTTCTGGTGTAAGAAGAGGAGTTCAGCCAATGAAAGAGTTGAGCGGAAAAGTGGCGATTGTGACCGGGGCTTCC from the Nitrospira sp. genome contains:
- a CDS encoding efflux transporter outer membrane subunit, which gives rise to MRTIAIIGLSLLLLSCSMGPDYKRPPTDGDDRFRMADGSSELPSLANLPWWDLLRDEQLQQLIRMALAENHDLQRAVATVEEFRARALVARSDYLPGISLSSSLPVGRKANFLFPGFASPFNYYLLGNLAWEVDLWGRIRRTNEAARADLLSKEENRRAVTVQLVSAVAEAYFNLLQFDLQLDVAKRTLQSWEESVRIAQARLRQGMTSKLDADQFEAERANAAARTAELERQMIQAENHLSVLLGRKPFSIARGRALDEQIVPPTVPAGLPSELLQRRPDILVAEQQLAAATARIGAAKADRFPKITLTGLLGVAHPTLSLLFTDPSSFGVFSAAIATPLLNAQVLGFQQEAVEAQHKQALAQYQQTVLTAFREVEDALVSVRTARVQGEAQQQQVAALQSALKLAELRYKGGLANYLDVLVARRSLFEAELALTSTRRLLLASTVQLYKALGGGWTPEPPSAEEKKG
- a CDS encoding nitroreductase: MDQQGHAQFPIHELLARRWSPRAFDERLVEADTLRTLFEAARWAPSSNNEQPWRFIVATKDHETEWNRLVACLVEGNRTWAARAPVLVLSVASMSFEMTGKPNRHAFHDTGLATENLILQAAACGLMARQMAGFDMEKARADLGIPSGCEPVAMIAIGYPGDPDSLPERLRERELQPRSRRPIGEWTFWGQWGTRIP